One window of Mesorhizobium sp. PAMC28654 genomic DNA carries:
- a CDS encoding DNA polymerase III subunit chi, giving the protein MADVLFYHLTESTLEDALPGLLERSVDRGWRAVVQTGTEERRDALDMHLWTFRDDSFLAHATDREAHTADQPVLLTTGDSNPNEAKIRFLVDGAAPPDLAGYERAVFLFDGHDAAQVEAARAHWKTMKDAGHAVTYWQQTPDRRWERKA; this is encoded by the coding sequence ATGGCCGACGTCCTTTTCTATCACCTGACCGAATCGACACTCGAGGACGCGCTTCCCGGCCTCCTCGAGCGCAGTGTCGATCGCGGTTGGCGCGCCGTGGTGCAAACCGGCACCGAGGAGCGGCGCGATGCACTCGATATGCATCTGTGGACATTTCGCGACGATTCGTTCCTGGCCCATGCCACGGATCGCGAAGCGCATACCGCCGACCAGCCTGTCCTTTTGACCACAGGCGACAGCAACCCGAACGAGGCAAAAATCCGTTTTCTGGTCGATGGTGCGGCGCCCCCGGATCTTGCCGGCTACGAACGCGCCGTCTTCCTGTTCGACGGTCATGACGCTGCCCAAGTCGAGGCGGCGCGGGCGCACTGGAAGACGATGAAGGATGCCGGCCACGCCGTGACCTACTGGCAGCAGACGCCAGACCGCCGCTGGGAGCGCAAGGCATGA
- a CDS encoding 23S rRNA (adenine(2030)-N(6))-methyltransferase RlmJ, with protein MNYRHAYHAGNFADVVKHVVLTRLLEYLKQKDKAFRVIDTHAGIGRYDLSSVEAQKTGEWQGGIGRLIDASLDAKAASLLAPYLEAVRSFNSDGGVKKYPGSPLIARHLLRKQDRLSAIELHPKGAARLKTEFAGDFQARVLELDGWLALGAHLPPKEKRGLVLIDPPFEEAGEFDRLVDGLVKAHRRWPGGIYALWYPIKDRKAVIAFRKALKQSGVPRILDIEFEIRPASSEPSLDGSGMVVVNPPFTLEGELRTLLPALHRLLAVGKPAHWSLEWLTGE; from the coding sequence ATGAATTACCGCCACGCCTACCACGCTGGAAATTTTGCCGATGTCGTCAAGCATGTCGTGCTGACGCGGCTGCTTGAATATCTGAAGCAGAAGGACAAGGCGTTTCGCGTCATCGACACCCACGCCGGCATTGGCCGCTACGATCTGTCGTCTGTCGAAGCGCAGAAGACCGGCGAGTGGCAAGGCGGCATTGGCCGACTGATCGATGCCTCGCTCGATGCCAAGGCAGCGTCGCTGCTGGCACCCTATCTGGAGGCGGTGCGGTCGTTCAATTCCGATGGCGGCGTGAAGAAATATCCGGGCTCGCCGTTGATTGCGCGCCATCTCCTGCGCAAGCAGGATCGACTGTCGGCAATCGAACTGCACCCCAAGGGTGCGGCAAGACTGAAGACGGAATTCGCCGGCGATTTCCAAGCGAGGGTGTTGGAACTCGATGGCTGGCTTGCGCTTGGCGCCCATCTGCCGCCGAAGGAAAAGCGTGGCCTGGTTCTCATCGATCCACCATTCGAGGAAGCAGGTGAGTTCGACCGCCTCGTCGACGGTCTGGTGAAGGCGCACAGGCGGTGGCCCGGCGGCATCTATGCGCTGTGGTATCCGATCAAGGACCGCAAGGCGGTCATCGCATTCCGGAAGGCGCTGAAGCAGTCCGGCGTTCCAAGAATACTTGACATAGAATTCGAGATCCGGCCCGCCTCCTCGGAGCCCAGCCTCGATGGGAGCGGCATGGTGGTGGTCAATCCGCCGTTCACGCTTGAGGGGGAACTGCGGACGCTGCTTCCTGCCTTGCACAGGTTGCTCGCCGTGGGAAAACCGGCGCATTGGTCGCTGGAATGGCTGACCGGCGAGTAG
- a CDS encoding leucyl aminopeptidase, which produces MNSRPSIAFAKLTTPKKGSVFVLSAEGSGLSDAAKGCDPAKALERAFPVADFTAKFASVVEVLAPEGTPFDRLVVIGAGKVSALDDYAWLKLGGTIAASLRKAVDVAIVLDLADTSVGAQEAANLAAGILLRSYSFDKYKTKKDNGDGKDDTKKPARITIHTNDPAGAKKAFADEVAVIDGVLLARDLVNEPANALGPVEFAARAKELEALGVKVEILTEKEMKKLGMGSLLGVAQGSPRGARMAVMQWNGGKAKDSPIAFVGKGVTFDTGGNSMKPASGMEDMKGDMGGAAAVTGLMQALASRKAKANVVGIIGLVENAVDGHAQRPGDIVTSMSGQTIEVLNTDAEGRLVLADALWYCNDRFQPRFMVNLATLTGAVMVALGQHYAGLFSNNDELSEKLTAAGQATQERLWRMPLGAEYDKLIDSKNADMKNIGGRYGGAIIAAQFLQRFVKDTPWAHLDIAGTAMGAPSSEINQSWGSGFGVRLLDRLVRDNYEQ; this is translated from the coding sequence ATGAATTCGAGACCTTCGATTGCCTTTGCCAAGTTAACAACGCCCAAGAAGGGGAGCGTCTTCGTGCTCTCGGCGGAGGGGAGCGGGTTGAGCGACGCGGCAAAGGGTTGCGATCCCGCCAAGGCACTCGAGCGCGCATTTCCGGTCGCCGACTTCACGGCCAAATTCGCAAGCGTCGTCGAAGTGCTGGCGCCCGAGGGAACGCCGTTCGATCGGCTGGTCGTGATCGGCGCCGGCAAGGTGTCGGCGCTCGATGACTACGCCTGGCTGAAGCTTGGTGGAACCATTGCCGCGTCGTTGCGCAAGGCGGTTGACGTTGCGATCGTTCTCGATCTGGCCGACACCTCTGTTGGCGCTCAGGAGGCGGCGAACCTTGCCGCGGGCATCCTTTTGCGCAGCTACTCCTTCGACAAGTACAAGACCAAGAAGGACAATGGCGATGGCAAGGACGATACGAAGAAGCCGGCAAGGATAACCATCCACACCAATGATCCAGCCGGCGCGAAAAAGGCCTTCGCCGATGAGGTGGCGGTGATCGATGGCGTCCTTCTGGCGCGCGACCTGGTCAATGAGCCGGCAAATGCGCTCGGACCGGTGGAGTTTGCCGCCCGCGCCAAGGAACTGGAAGCATTGGGCGTCAAGGTCGAAATCCTCACCGAGAAGGAGATGAAGAAGCTCGGCATGGGCTCGTTGCTCGGCGTTGCGCAGGGATCGCCGCGTGGCGCCCGCATGGCGGTGATGCAATGGAATGGCGGCAAGGCCAAGGACAGCCCCATCGCTTTTGTCGGCAAGGGCGTCACCTTCGATACAGGCGGCAACTCGATGAAGCCGGCATCCGGCATGGAGGACATGAAGGGCGACATGGGCGGTGCCGCGGCGGTGACCGGCCTGATGCAGGCGCTCGCGTCGCGCAAGGCGAAGGCCAATGTCGTCGGCATCATCGGGCTGGTGGAAAATGCCGTCGACGGTCATGCCCAGCGTCCGGGTGATATCGTAACTTCGATGTCGGGTCAGACCATCGAGGTGCTCAACACGGACGCTGAAGGCCGCCTCGTCCTGGCCGATGCGCTGTGGTACTGCAACGACCGTTTCCAGCCAAGGTTCATGGTCAATCTGGCGACATTGACCGGCGCCGTCATGGTGGCGCTCGGCCAGCATTATGCCGGCCTGTTCTCCAACAATGACGAACTGTCGGAAAAGCTGACGGCAGCCGGCCAGGCGACGCAAGAAAGATTGTGGCGCATGCCGCTTGGCGCCGAATACGACAAGCTCATTGATTCCAAGAACGCCGACATGAAGAATATCGGCGGCCGCTATGGTGGCGCCATCATCGCCGCGCAGTTCCTGCAGCGCTTCGTCAAGGACACGCCATGGGCGCATCTCGACATTGCCGGCACCGCGATGGGTGCGCCGTCGAGCGAGATCAACCAGTCATGGGGCTCGGGTTTTGGCGTCAGGCTGCTCGATCGCCTCGTGCGGGACAATTATGAGCAATAG